In bacterium, one DNA window encodes the following:
- the ftsA gene encoding cell division protein FtsA yields the protein MGSERVVCGLDIGTTKICALVCRRSNDAEDEIIGVGTAPSEGLKKGVVINLEKTIGSIQRAIASAEEMAGLEIKSVYAGIAGDHIKSINSRGVIAVSRSDNEISEYDVSRVIEAAKSFAIPGDREVIHVLPQEYIVDDQGGIKDPTGMSGVRLEAEVHIVTGATTSAQNIYKSIKRAGYEVRDLVLQPLASSLCVLHEDEKDLGTVLIDLGGGTTDIALFTDSSIRHTAVIGLGGRNITNDLAIGLRTPIDTAEQIKLDFGAAMMSLVNTEEMISIPSIGERPPRDVSLGVVASIIQPRVEEIFKMVLLELKRTNFYQSVAGGIVLTGGGSMLRGIDVLAEQVFDLPVRVGTPRGFGGMSHIVTNPMYSTAFGLVRYGIDHPDKGSREAGMFNRAFNRLEKVFNSLFNF from the coding sequence ATGGGATCTGAGAGAGTTGTCTGTGGGTTGGACATCGGCACGACCAAGATCTGTGCCCTTGTCTGCCGGCGGTCGAATGACGCGGAAGACGAAATCATCGGAGTCGGTACGGCGCCGTCCGAAGGACTGAAAAAAGGCGTCGTCATCAACTTGGAAAAAACTATCGGTTCGATCCAGCGCGCTATCGCTTCAGCCGAAGAGATGGCGGGTCTCGAAATCAAGTCAGTCTATGCCGGTATCGCCGGCGACCACATCAAGAGCATCAACTCGCGCGGCGTCATCGCCGTCAGCCGTTCCGACAACGAGATTTCGGAATATGATGTGAGCCGAGTGATTGAAGCGGCAAAGTCGTTTGCCATTCCGGGCGACCGCGAGGTTATCCACGTACTGCCGCAGGAATATATCGTCGACGATCAGGGCGGCATCAAAGACCCGACCGGAATGTCCGGCGTGCGTCTCGAGGCCGAAGTCCACATCGTCACCGGCGCCACCACCTCGGCGCAAAATATCTACAAATCAATCAAGCGCGCGGGCTATGAAGTCCGCGACCTGGTCCTCCAGCCGCTGGCGTCCTCGCTCTGCGTTTTGCACGAAGACGAAAAGGATCTCGGCACCGTGCTGATCGATCTCGGCGGCGGAACAACCGATATAGCGCTCTTCACCGATTCGTCGATTCGCCACACCGCCGTCATCGGTCTCGGTGGCCGCAATATCACCAACGACTTGGCGATTGGCCTGCGCACACCGATTGACACCGCCGAACAAATCAAGCTTGACTTCGGCGCTGCGATGATGAGCCTCGTGAATACTGAAGAGATGATTTCCATCCCCAGTATCGGCGAGCGTCCGCCCCGTGATGTGTCGCTTGGCGTCGTGGCCAGCATCATCCAGCCGCGCGTCGAAGAAATCTTCAAAATGGTACTGCTCGAACTCAAGCGCACCAACTTCTATCAGTCAGTCGCAGGCGGCATCGTGCTGACCGGCGGCGGCTCCATGCTGCGCGGCATCGACGTGTTGGCCGAACAAGTTTTCGATCTGCCGGTGCGTGTCGGCACACCGCGCGGATTCGGCGGCATGTCGCACATCGTGACAAATCCAATGTACTCGACCGCCTTTGGACTGGTCCGCTACGGCATCGACCATCCCGACAAAGGCAGCCGGGAAGCGGGAATGTTCAACCGCGCATTCAATAGACTGGAAAAAGTGTTCAATTCGTTGTTCAACTTTTAG